The following are encoded together in the Pedobacter steynii genome:
- the moaCB gene encoding bifunctional molybdenum cofactor biosynthesis protein MoaC/MoaB, whose amino-acid sequence MKLTNGKKTADMVNITKKSSTLRIAIATATVKVSKQETIEAIEQRKIPKGDVFEFARAAGLLGVKKTSDLIPDCHPLPIEYTSITYAIDGLEIRITVEVHTIYKTGVEVEAMHGASITALTMYDMLKPIDKGVEIQNIRLEKKSGGKSDLKQLQFPEIKAAVVVCSDSVFAGDAQDTSGKAIVGRLEQFGIETLKYEVLQDEVNSIREKALELCGSAHQLLIFTGGTGLSPRDVTPEAVAPLIERNIEGIMETARRYGQERMPYAMLSRSVAGFIGETLILTFPGSKNGIEEYIDALFPQVLHLFKVNKGQSHT is encoded by the coding sequence ATGAAACTCACCAATGGAAAGAAAACAGCTGATATGGTAAACATTACAAAGAAATCGAGCACCCTGAGGATTGCCATTGCTACGGCTACCGTTAAAGTATCTAAGCAAGAAACGATTGAAGCCATTGAGCAGCGGAAAATCCCTAAAGGCGATGTTTTTGAATTTGCACGTGCTGCCGGACTTTTGGGGGTAAAGAAAACGAGCGACCTCATTCCCGATTGTCATCCCCTGCCTATAGAGTACACGTCGATTACTTATGCAATTGATGGACTTGAGATCCGGATTACTGTGGAAGTCCATACCATTTACAAAACCGGTGTGGAAGTTGAAGCCATGCATGGTGCTTCCATTACCGCGCTCACGATGTATGATATGCTGAAGCCGATAGATAAAGGTGTGGAGATTCAAAACATCAGACTGGAGAAAAAATCAGGTGGTAAATCTGACCTGAAGCAACTTCAGTTTCCGGAAATAAAGGCCGCGGTGGTGGTTTGTTCTGATTCTGTGTTTGCAGGTGATGCTCAGGATACCTCAGGCAAAGCCATTGTCGGGCGACTGGAACAGTTTGGCATTGAGACATTGAAATATGAAGTGCTGCAGGATGAGGTTAACAGCATCCGCGAAAAGGCCCTGGAGCTATGCGGATCAGCGCATCAGTTGTTGATTTTTACTGGCGGTACAGGTTTGTCTCCGAGAGATGTGACGCCTGAGGCAGTTGCACCTTTAATTGAACGTAATATTGAAGGGATTATGGAAACTGCTCGGAGGTATGGACAGGAGCGCATGCCCTATGCAATGTTATCCCGCAGTGTGGCCGGATTTATCGGAGAGACGTTGATACTCACTTTTCCAGGTTCAAAAAACGGTATTGAAGAATATATTGATGCTTTATTTCCGCAGGTTCTGCATCTTTTTAAAGTAAACAAGGGACAGAGTCATACCTGA
- a CDS encoding PAS domain-containing protein — translation MDQNGFYSLFEKSPLPMWVFDTKTLRFLDVNIAAVENYGYSRSEFLKMKISDIRPEDDVEGLSNLVKHNAKTRKFFKNIFRHLKKNGDLIFVEIESNPIEFKGLQARLVLAQDITDKLIAEQRLELSERRFKALVQEGSDLIAIVDLDLNYKYVSPTSLRVLGIDPKDFLGQNALQYIHQDDVRKVVADAEQLVTEYQVQFSPFRFRHRNGEWRWIETRATNLTNDASVGGIVCNSNDITERIESQRQIMDSVERYNIVARATRDAIWDYDLHTHKISWNRGISGILKYKSLGNLTDAAWWEHNIHPEDRERVVEKITDHINQGVEFWKDEYRFLCGDGIYRYILDRGYVGFDQNNQPYRMIGAMQDITENKLQMKAIEEQNDKLMKIAWMQSHAVRAPLAKIMSLVDLLQTNCTDEESKTLLKFLAESSQELDQVIASISKNANQV, via the coding sequence ATGGATCAGAACGGTTTTTACAGTTTATTTGAGAAGTCACCTCTTCCCATGTGGGTTTTTGACACGAAAACATTGAGATTCCTGGATGTCAATATTGCTGCCGTGGAGAATTATGGCTATTCCAGATCCGAATTCCTAAAAATGAAAATCAGCGATATCCGGCCAGAAGACGATGTTGAAGGGCTTTCCAATCTTGTTAAACACAACGCTAAAACCCGTAAGTTTTTCAAAAATATTTTCAGGCATCTGAAAAAGAATGGCGATTTGATATTTGTTGAAATCGAAAGCAACCCGATCGAATTTAAAGGCCTGCAGGCAAGATTGGTATTGGCTCAGGATATCACTGATAAATTAATTGCGGAACAACGTCTGGAGCTTAGCGAACGACGGTTTAAGGCATTGGTGCAGGAGGGATCAGACCTGATTGCCATTGTTGACCTAGACCTGAACTATAAATATGTAAGTCCTACTTCTTTGCGGGTGCTGGGAATAGATCCTAAGGACTTCCTTGGGCAAAACGCCCTACAATATATCCATCAGGACGATGTGCGTAAAGTAGTGGCAGATGCAGAACAACTGGTTACAGAATACCAGGTACAGTTTTCTCCTTTCAGATTCCGGCATCGGAACGGAGAATGGAGATGGATTGAAACCAGGGCTACCAATCTGACCAATGATGCCTCAGTAGGAGGAATAGTATGTAACTCCAATGATATAACCGAAAGGATAGAGAGTCAAAGACAGATTATGGACAGCGTGGAACGCTATAATATCGTGGCACGTGCAACCAGAGACGCGATCTGGGATTATGACCTCCATACTCATAAAATTAGCTGGAATCGGGGAATCAGTGGAATCCTTAAATATAAATCGCTTGGGAACCTGACAGATGCGGCCTGGTGGGAACATAATATTCATCCTGAAGATCGGGAAAGGGTAGTAGAAAAGATTACTGATCATATTAATCAGGGGGTAGAATTCTGGAAAGATGAGTACCGTTTTTTATGCGGAGATGGCATTTACCGATATATTCTGGACAGGGGTTATGTTGGTTTTGATCAGAACAATCAACCTTACCGGATGATTGGTGCCATGCAGGATATTACAGAAAACAAACTCCAGATGAAGGCGATTGAGGAACAAAATGATAAGCTGATGAAAATCGCCTGGATGCAATCTCATGCCGTACGTGCCCCCCTGGCAAAAATAATGTCTCTGGTGGATTTACTGCAAACCAATTGCACAGATGAAGAAAGTAAAACATTATTGAAATTTTTGGCTGAGTCCTCCCAGGAACTGGATCAGGTGATTGCCTCTATTTCAAAAAATGCGAATCAGGTATGA
- a CDS encoding molybdenum cofactor biosynthesis protein MoaE: protein MSDRKVKNIFVDGRIDPAFVAGSISKHSSKTGIGGHSIFMGQVRKDEIDGKFVAAIEFTAYEELALEKMHQIRADIFEKYPLSCLHVHHSLGMVKTGEICLFVFTSSAHRKPAIDACSEIVERLKAELPIWGKEIFEDETHQWKENS, encoded by the coding sequence ATGAGCGATAGAAAAGTAAAAAACATATTTGTTGATGGAAGGATCGATCCTGCATTTGTTGCTGGAAGCATTTCCAAACACAGTTCAAAAACAGGAATTGGGGGCCATAGCATATTTATGGGGCAGGTGAGAAAAGACGAGATCGACGGAAAGTTTGTCGCCGCCATAGAATTTACGGCTTACGAAGAACTGGCTTTAGAAAAAATGCATCAGATCAGAGCAGATATATTCGAAAAATATCCACTTAGTTGTCTGCATGTACACCATAGCCTGGGCATGGTAAAAACCGGAGAAATCTGCCTTTTTGTATTCACCTCATCGGCACACCGGAAACCCGCAATAGACGCCTGTAGCGAAATTGTGGAAAGGTTAAAAGCCGAGCTCCCGATCTGGGGAAAGGAAATATTTGAGGATGAAACTCACCAATGGAAAGAAAACAGCTGA